The Sphingopyxis sp. BE259 nucleotide sequence CGCGCCAGCGCATCAGCGCGATGGTCACGCGGTTAAGGTCATATTCGCGGGTAAAACCGATCGCCCCATGCACCTGATGTGCGATTGCGGTGACGACCCCGACCGCGCGGTTGGCGCGCAGTTTCGCCGCAGCGATTTCGAAACCCGCCGCCGACGGGTCGAGACCCACAGCGTCCAGCCGCGCCGCTAATGCCCCTGCCGCCGCCTCGACCGCGCGCACTTCGCACGCCATCACCGCCAGCGATTGCTGCACCGCCTGAAATTTGCCGAGCGGTCGCCCGAATTGGTGGCGCGTGTTCACATGCTCGATCGACAGCACCAGCGCCTGCCCCATCGCGCCCGCCATCAGGCTGACGGTCGCCGCGGGCTGCAACGCATCGCTGGCGATCAATGCGGCAACCGGCAGATCGGGGATGATCACCCCGGCGATCTGCAACACCGCGTTGACGTCACCCCAGTCGCCGCCAAAACCGCCGTCGGCCTCCGGCACCAACAACAATGCAAACCCGGCC carries:
- a CDS encoding acyl-CoA dehydrogenase family protein, whose translation is MSAAREMLCDTARAVFAEAVTAGIAPVEEAGFALLLVPEADGGFGGDWGDVNAVLQIAGVIIPDLPVAALIASDALQPAATVSLMAGAMGQALVLSIEHVNTRHQFGRPLGKFQAVQQSLAVMACEVRAVEAAAGALAARLDAVGLDPSAAGFEIAAAKLRANRAVGVVTAIAHQVHGAIGFTREYDLNRVTIALMRWRGEQGNDAYWAARLGRQVAGLRGRGLWEALTVR